In Deltaproteobacteria bacterium, the following proteins share a genomic window:
- a CDS encoding acetate--CoA ligase family protein translates to MDEHQKRIARLDGIFKPESIAIVGLPRGMKTGKLFLMALKDQGYPGPIYPVHPEAREIDGLTAYPALSAIPGPVDLAIILVPHSSALPVVRECAAKGVKGAVLFTAGYKETGTDEGKALEAELTAIARDSGMRLFGPNCMGIYCPESHLSFFPELSRRPGPVGFISHSGSLGNIICRVGPRKGICFSKVVSLGNECDLTGADLLEYLADDPATRVIGAYLEGIKDGSLFLKALKGASKKKPVILWKVGLTPEGEKAAASHTGAMGGARKIWEAIVRQGGAIPVKGLDVLLDTLMGFSLLPSCSGDRIAVISGPGGLAVAAAEACGNTGLRIAELSPGTRSALAEFVPPTGTSLANPVDVGLTASLEIDIYTRTLKILAADPGVDAIVTVGRGMTPELNDQYVTSVIETRRRSGKPLLAVDIPGFDLDFSRPLCRAGVPFFDTVERALSVYAQVRQHQRGRNHRNHRG, encoded by the coding sequence ATGGATGAGCATCAGAAACGGATAGCCCGACTGGACGGCATCTTCAAACCGGAATCCATCGCCATCGTGGGGCTGCCCCGGGGCATGAAGACGGGGAAGTTGTTTCTTATGGCCCTCAAGGATCAGGGCTACCCCGGCCCCATCTACCCGGTTCATCCCGAGGCCCGTGAAATCGACGGGCTCACGGCCTACCCCGCCCTTTCCGCCATCCCCGGTCCCGTGGATCTGGCCATTATCCTGGTCCCCCATTCCAGCGCCCTCCCGGTGGTCAGGGAGTGCGCTGCCAAGGGGGTCAAAGGGGCCGTGCTCTTTACGGCCGGGTACAAGGAGACCGGCACCGATGAAGGAAAGGCCCTGGAAGCGGAGCTGACCGCCATTGCCCGGGATTCGGGGATGCGGCTGTTCGGGCCGAACTGCATGGGGATCTATTGCCCCGAATCCCATCTCTCGTTTTTCCCTGAACTCTCCCGGCGCCCCGGGCCCGTGGGATTCATCTCCCACAGCGGTTCCCTGGGAAATATCATCTGCCGCGTCGGCCCCCGGAAGGGGATATGCTTCAGCAAGGTGGTCAGCCTGGGAAATGAATGCGACCTGACCGGAGCGGATCTCCTGGAGTATCTGGCGGACGATCCGGCGACCCGGGTCATCGGCGCCTATCTGGAGGGGATCAAGGACGGATCCCTGTTTTTAAAGGCCCTGAAAGGGGCTTCGAAGAAGAAGCCTGTCATCCTCTGGAAGGTGGGACTGACCCCGGAGGGAGAGAAGGCCGCCGCCTCCCACACCGGGGCCATGGGGGGCGCCCGAAAAATATGGGAGGCCATTGTCCGGCAGGGAGGCGCCATCCCTGTCAAAGGGCTCGATGTCCTCCTGGATACGCTCATGGGGTTTTCACTCCTCCCCTCCTGTTCAGGGGACCGGATCGCCGTTATCTCAGGGCCGGGCGGACTGGCCGTGGCCGCTGCCGAGGCCTGTGGAAACACCGGGCTCAGGATCGCGGAGCTGTCTCCCGGCACCCGTTCCGCCCTGGCCGAATTCGTTCCGCCCACAGGCACGAGTCTGGCCAATCCCGTGGATGTGGGACTCACGGCCTCCCTGGAGATCGACATCTATACCCGGACCCTCAAGATTCTGGCGGCAGACCCGGGGGTGGATGCGATCGTGACGGTGGGGCGGGGAATGACCCCGGAGTTGAACGACCAATACGTTACCTCCGTGATCGAGACCCGGAGACGATCGGGGAAGCCTCTGCTTGCCGTGGATATCCCGGGATTCGATCTGGATTTCTCCCGGCCCCTGTGTCGGGCCGGGGTCCCGTTTTTCGACACGGTCGAGCGGGCCCTGAGTGTTTATGCGCAGGTCCGCCAACATCAGCGGGGGAGGAATCATCGCAACCACAGGGGGTGA
- a CDS encoding GNAT family N-acetyltransferase translates to MGIMMKTSIDITGYFPGVIGQITTLHAVYYKKHWGLDHSFEAQVSRELSDFISHFDEKRDGLWNAVSGETLAGCIAIAGDRDRTGDARLRWYIVDPRRQGEGIGRTLITKAVDFSKTAGYKRIYLWTFKGLNQAQSIYERNGFRKAEVRDVEQWGGVIKEQMFELDLGI, encoded by the coding sequence ATGGGGATCATGATGAAGACTTCAATAGACATTACCGGATATTTCCCGGGGGTGATCGGTCAGATAACGACCCTTCATGCGGTCTATTACAAGAAACACTGGGGTCTAGATCACTCCTTCGAGGCCCAGGTGTCTCGTGAACTCTCCGATTTCATTTCCCATTTTGATGAGAAAAGGGACGGGTTGTGGAATGCCGTGTCAGGGGAAACGCTTGCCGGATGCATCGCCATTGCCGGGGACCGGGACCGGACCGGGGATGCCAGGCTGCGGTGGTATATCGTGGATCCCCGTCGCCAGGGAGAGGGCATCGGGAGGACCCTGATTACAAAAGCCGTTGATTTCAGCAAGACAGCAGGGTACAAACGGATTTATCTCTGGACCTTTAAGGGGCTGAATCAGGCCCAGTCCATTTACGAACGCAACGGGTTCAGGAAGGCCGAGGTCCGGGATGTGGAACAGTGGGGGGGCGTTATAAAGGAACAGATGTTTGAATTGGATTTGGGAATTTAG